A genomic stretch from Xiphophorus maculatus strain JP 163 A chromosome 16, X_maculatus-5.0-male, whole genome shotgun sequence includes:
- the LOC111611599 gene encoding putative transmembrane protein produces MILQTRAEFSGATGSGSCHSASRHPAVRTGAAGPNMEEGKCTGFFIGLAVFLDVVGLLLLLIGIFAPLPYWDFFVLSGPLLIFLSLVLWIFWYLGNLTVSEEELNLRKLDIL; encoded by the coding sequence ATGATACTTCAGACCAGAGCAGAGTTTTCTGGAGCGACCGGCTCCGGGTCCTGTCACTCTGCCAGCAGACACCCAGCCGTCCGCACCGGCGCCGCCGGCCCAAACATGGAGGAGGGAAAGTGTACCGGCTTCTTCATCGGCCTGGCCGTCTTCCTGGACGTGGTCggcctcctgctgctcctcatcGGCATCTTCGCTCCGCTGCCCTACTGGGATTTCTTCGTCCTGTCCGGGCCACTGCTCATCTTCCTCAGCCTGGTTCTGTGGATATTCTGGTACCTGGGGAACCTCACCGTCTCTGAGGAGGAGCTCAACCTCCGAAAGCTGGACATCCTGTGA